TTTAAAGCGCTGGTAATGAGTGGTGGATAAAAATGATTAATCAATTTCTCCTAATGAAATTAATCATCGGTTTCAGGATTCATTGAACTTCGTAACTGTTTAACTTCAAAAGGTAGACAAATCTCTTTTAAACTGCATGAAAGACACTTTTTAGTGTTGTCAATTGGCGCAGGCATAGTTCTTTGGGCAGCAAGTTGAGCAAAAGCGATCGCTTGCTCAGTCATTTGCCGTAGCTGCGGTGTTAATGCTACTGTCTGTCTTCTGCGGTTAGTGTGATAAAAAATCTCACCGTAAGCAAGGCTGCGTCCGGTACGTTCTTCTATACACAAAGCAGCTGCACAAAGTTGAAAATGGTCATTAAGATGTTGTGCCATCTTCCCTTTTTTATATTCCACAGGGACAAGCTGACCATTGGATTCTTCAACTGCATCAATGATACCTGCGACCTTTAAGCGATCACTCCACACCCATTGCTGTTGATGAATTAGCGTTTCGCCTTCTTGAAATGTTGTTTCTTCGTTAATATTGCGGTGTATGTGACGGCCTAAGATAATATGTTCGTTATCTGACATCTCACCCAACACATACTCTAAATAGAATCTGCGTGGGCAGTATTCCCAAGCGTTGAGATACGCCAGAGGTAAATAATCTTCAGTCATAAGTTGTTAGTCAACTTTAGTTATTAAGTTTTTCGCCCTTACCAATTTCCATTTTTTCAATCACACGAGTCTGTCCCATTCCCATAGCTGTTTTCCGTCCTACTCCAGCAAAATGGGCGAAATGAGCTAGAACTGTAGCAATTTTTGCAGGCTCAGAGTCAAGAAAACGGTATATTATCCAGCCTTGGCTTCCAATTTCTGCACCGCCTTCTAGCTTTAAAGCCTGGGTTTTTAGTTGGAAAGCAGAGACGAAACTATTCCACTTAATTTCGGGAAATTTTAATTCTGCTGGAGCAAAGTGATTCCAACGCCGCTGTAGTCCATTAAAAACTAACTCTGGTAATGGAAAAGGCTGTATTGCACCACTCTGCTTAAAGCTAGTAGGAGACACGAATTGTAGTTTGATAGTGTTTTGGGCTGGAATTTGTACCAATTTTGTAAAATTACTAGTTTGCGAAATATCAATCCATTCGTTTAATCGGCAAGGAACACCTGCTAAAGTTATTTCACCCCCCAAGTTGCTATGTAATCCCCAAAGCAGCGGCGCTAAAAGTTCCTTTTTCAACAGGGTAACTCTTAGCTGTATCTTTTTTGAAGAAAAATATTCTACTCCCAGGGTAAAGGGTACACTCTCTTGCTGATGCAGATGTTGAGCTAAAGCAGCATCAGCATTAGCAAACCATTGAAAACATTGAGCATGAATTGCTCGTCCTAACGTTGATGGCAATGGTGCAGTAGCGACAAGAGAAATTTGAATTACGTGCAGAGTATTAGTATCGGTTTCAACTCCTGTCATTTCATAGGGTTGTTGTTGCCATTCTACGTAACTGCCCTGAGCTATACGCCCGCAGATGAGTTCCATGAGTTTCGGGTACAAACTCAAATCTGGCATTACAGGCATAATTTTGGAGACACCAGCATGAGTTTTTAGGGGAATCCAGGCTGGTGCAAGCTCTATTTCTGGCAACCAAGAGATTAATGGTGTTAGGTTAGTTACTGTTTGTGTGCGCTTGAGAACTAAATTTAATCGGGTTAAAACAGCTTCAGTATCTTTGGTAAATGTCATAACGGGCGCTGCTACTTGTAAGTTGCACAGGAAGAAATCCAGGTTTGATTACTCGGTCTTTATCTAGTTGTGCTTTATCTGTGGAATAGGGATTAATGCGATTAAAGGTAGTTTTCTCACCCAAATCATCCATTGGCTGTACTGTAAAGCCAAAGGTAGAATTGTGTTGAAACAGCAGATCAAGAGTTTGTTGGCTGTATTGTGGCAGGTATTGAAAAAAGCAGCCCCGTTTACCGAAGTAGTTAATTAGAGAGAATAGTTGTTCTAACTGAGTTAAGCGATCGCTAGGGCCACAACAAATTTGCAGATGACCTTGCATATACACCCATTCTCGAAACACAAAACCATCTTGCATTGGCAAAGTGGAGCGGCTTTTGTCGGCTTTATCAGCAGTTTGGTCGTAATAACGGAGTTTGTAGCCGTTGCGATTAACCACCAACTTTTCAGGTGGCCAAATATGAATACTTAAGTCTCGAATCCAAATAAATTGGCTTTTAATCCATTGGTCAAGGTCACTTTGGTGCTGTCCTCCTTGACTTTCTAACAGCACTTTTAACAATGCCATTTTAATAGCATAAGGAGTAGGCACAAGGTTAGACCGAGCAGCCATGCTAGTAGCATCGGAACGCTTGAGAGAGAAGAGGCTAACTGGTTGATAAGTGACAGTCAGCCATTGCTTGGCATTTACTGGTAATTCCTGTTGAGTAGTGTTTGACTTATTCAACCGCTTCGGCATTGTCGCTCTCCCAAGGTTGCGCTCTTTCAATTAGAGTTTCGATTTGTGCAGCAAACTCAGCAATATTCTCGAAATCAAAGCAGAGTATTGTATCTGCACCGTTGAGGTTATTTAAGGTATTAGCCAAACTATGAATCTGGCGGTTGTAGCTTGCTTCTAAAGCACTAATCATCGGTGCAGGACAACGGCGGGTACTAACAGTAACTACACCTTCAAAATGGTCGGGGTGAGGTAAGTTAGTGTTGCGTTTTGCCCCGTTGGGTTGGAGGTAAGTGTACAAAACACTTTTAAGTAAAGCATCTAAACGTTTTTTGCGTTCAACAGTATCGATGCTGTAGTTGAAATTATGGGGATTGTAGCCAATACGAAAAGCTTCAATGTTTAAGACAGTTGCATACAAACCAGAACTGACTTGTACATTGTAGGGGGTTGGGTTATCTGTACCGTACTTGGCATGGAAGTAACTTTGAGTTTTTACTAAAGTTGGTAAACCTACCACCGCACCAAATTCTATCACAGACTCGCGTTTAAGGGTTTGTCCTTTTTTCTCAGTTACCATAAACCCTTCTAAGTCACTGATGCTGCAACGTTGAATAACTTTGGCAGTTTTTGTGGTTAAATCGGTATCTTTTTCAGTGAAGATACCGATATTTTTATCAATGTCATAACCAATACGGTCAGGGTTAAATTGCTTACCGCCTTCTGATAAATTTAGACCTGATTCAATAGCAATACGATGCAAATGCTCTGCTTGAATATGTTTGAGCATATCACCAGAAACACCATTGACCGACTCAGGCTCATTCATTCCTTTTTGAATAATGTAATAACGACGGGTTAAACTTTGATTGCCTTCGTTACCTTCATTGTTCAAGGCGTGAAGTTGCCAAGACAAAGAACCACTAATAGAGATTGAGTAAGCTGGGAATTGTGTATTAGTCATCGCTTGATTCTCCGGAAATTGCAGTATCGTCTAAATTAATGTCTTGTTCGTCGTCAGTTTCTAAATCGTTTTCTTTGGGCTTATTCCAACGAGCATATCCATAAGCAATTAAAAGATTAAACTTGTCCGAAATATTAACTTAGGAAAAGAAAAATGGTAAAACGTTAGATTGGGCGTCTACCATTTTCCACAATTAGTTATGATTTTAGATTATATACAAAAGTATCCACTACGAACAAAACAGATTTTAGGGATTAGTTACGAACAATTGCAATCACTGCTAAATTGCGCCTTAAAACGAAATCGATACATCAAAGCTAAACAAGAGAGTCATAAAATTAGAATTAATGCGGCTGGTGGTGGTCGTCCCGAAAAGTTATCAACCGAAGAACAAGTATGTTTATGTCTATTTTATCTAAGACAGATGCCAACATTCCAAGTATTAGGAATGCTATTTGGTGTTTCCAAAACCGAAGCTAATGATACATTTCACGACTGGATACCAATTCTTCGTGATATATTACCTGCTAGTTTATTAGAACAAGTATCAAATAATGAAAGTGATTTACTATTTGTTCAAGAAGTATTAACAAATTTTAGGCTATTAGTCGATAGCTTAGAACAGCCAATATATAGGGATTCTGACCAAAAAGAGCAACAGAAATATTTTTCTGGAAAGAAGAGACAACATACATTAAAAAGTCTGATAATTGGCATACCAGAAGGCAAAGATATTGTAGAGGTAGAAGTAGGTGTTCCTGGGCCAACAGCAGATATAAAATTGTTTCGTCAATCTCAAAATAAATTTGATAAATCTCAACCCTTTTCAGGTGATAAAGGCTTTCAAGGAGGTGAGAATATCACTACTCCTCATAAAAAGAAACCAAAACGAGAATTAACTCAACAGCAAAAAGATGAAAATAAGGCTTTATCTAGTAATCGGATATTCATTGAACATTTGATTCGATTACTTAAAATATTCCGCATAGCCTCACAAAGATTTCGCTTAAAGCTTGAGACGTATGAGCAGATTATTTTAACAGTTTGCGGATTAGTTAGGTTAAGAATTGGTAGCTTAGTTCTGCCAACTTAGCTAGTAGCAAAAATCATAAATTTTTAGAAATTAGGAGTTAATTTTTATGCCTCTAAATTATCACTAACTATCTCAAAGCCTTATAACTACGTATTTACGAAGATATCAAAGTTTTGCCCCAAAGCTTTGAACAGTCTGGCTTTGGAATTTTCGGACAAGTCTAATTCATCAGATTCTGCATCAGCTTGAGAAACGTGATTATTCAGGAGTTCTTGGCAAAATCGCAAAATCAACTCTGCGTCAAATCGAGCCACCCCATGCCCACCAGACGGAGGGTTGTACTTACGAAGTTGATCTAGTACTTCTTTGTATTTACTCAATTGGATATCTTGAGGTTCTAGAACAACTACTCGCCAGTCAAAAACACGATCAGCTATTTTTATGCGTTCAGCAATCCCAAAGCTAAATAAACCCCCAGCAATCAGCCATAAGCTCAACCAATCTGCCTTTTGAGAGTCAACTTTATTAGTATCTGCCTTAACTCGGTTAACGCCTTGTACAGAAGTAGGTAGGTAAATTTTTACTGCACTAGCTACCTCTGGCAATTTACGGTTAGTGGCTTGGGTAAATAATTCCTGGCAACGGTTAGTTTCCGTGTTTAGTTCAAAGTTAATCTCTTCACTAAATGCTTGGAATAGCGCAACCAGTAAAGCACCATAATGGTCTTTTAGTTGCCAGCCTAACTGCCACAGTTCGTTATGATTACGATCGTGACGCATGGAAGTCAGAATCACGCCATTTTGCGTACTGGCATGGGGTGGTTTTGGTGCATCTTCATTCCATTGAGGCTTACCCCTTTGCTGGAATACGTAATCTTTATATAGTTTCCGTTTTTCGCTCTCCTTTGCTGTGTCAAAAAAGTCTGTCTCTTGGGGAATTTTGCTTGTGTCCGTTTTTTGACCTTTTACTGGTGGAAATGGATTAGTGTAATCAAGCTTTGCGATCGCCTCCAGATTTACAGCCTGTTTTAAACTGATGCGGTAGCGTGTACCTTCATCTACAAGCCCAACATCGCTTTTTTGATTTGTTTTCCTTAAGGCATACTCAACAAGTTGCACCAAACCCAGTAGAAGAAACGTATCAGCATAATTTCCGTATTTTTTGGTGACAAATAAATTCTCTATCATTTAGGCGTATCACCTATGAAAGTTGCGAACTGAATAAGATTCTATACCCCGTTGGAAGAGGGGTATTCCAATACCTCAAAGCTTCGTTTATGAGTTCGCAGTAAGTTGCTAGATATTATGAAGTTGTACTGAACGCTGATCGCACAATCTTAAACCTCTGACCACTAATAGATAAAGTTGTAAATACTCAATTTGGTCATTAGTAAATCGATTCAAATCAAATTCTCGTTTGAGAGGATAGATATTCTTGCTGAGATTGGCTGGTGGTAGAGTTAAGGTAGAGGGCAAATACCGCAGCATGGTTTTCCAACTTTGAGCGATCACTTGTTGTGCTTGAGGGTGTAGCTGTATAGTTTTAATTCGGGTTAAGTCTGCTTCTTGCCATCCTCCAGTCCAAGCTGAGTGATGACGGCCTACTGCTAGTATCACTGTGTGCCGTATGTATTGAATCTGTTCCTTATCAGCAGAAAAATAATCCTCTAGTAAAGGCACTAAGCATTGATTCAAAATATCTTGAGCTAAGTATGCACTCTCGATAGCATGGTTGGGGCGCTGATGTTTTTTCTCGTGGGCTTTGAGTGCAGTTTTTTGCTCCTGGGATTCGGGATTGTAGTCAGTATGTGCCAATAAGTATGCTTTGGGATTTTTAGCTTGGAATGATGTGTGAGCGATCGCTTGCCATCCCCGCATAACTTCTTGCCATTTTACTTGGAGTTTGCCTAAATCATGGGTGAAAATAGCCAACAATACCAGCAACTCAAATAAAGCTTCTGCTTGCTGCTGTTGGATGTGAGGAAAGATTTTGCTTTTGATTAATTGTCCACCTGCTGTTAAAAGTTCATCTCGGACACTGCTATAAGCAGTATCCGCAGATTCACCATTTTTCAGACGAGTAGTTTCAAAGGAGTTGCGCCAACAAGTCCACATACAGCCCAAGTGACCAACATAAGTATCCATGTGGTAGCAGTACTCATTTTTGATGAAACGTTGTGGTTTTGGCGGTGATGCAAAACCATTCCCAAACTCATTGATCCCAATAAGTAAACCAATGTGTTCGTCATAGTAGAGATAGCGTGGATTGACCAAAATCTGAATACTGCTAACCAATGCCGCACGGGAGGTAATAGCAGTACAAACAGGTTGGCTGTAGGTTTCAGATTTTTTCTTCGGAAGTTCAATTCGCTTAAAAATCCAGTCTCCTCCAAAACCTGAACTTTGAAATTCTCTCCAAGCTTTGCACAGAGTAGATATCGGCACTGAAAAAGCCAGCAGATTTCGAGGATCGATGGTTTTTTCTTCAATGTCAATCATTGGCGTTTGTTCCCAGACAAACAAGCTGCGGTTATCTACGGAGCGAATTAACTCGCCAGCAGCAGATTGATCCCCTCTAAAATATGCAGCTTCAAAATGCTGTTCAAACTGCATCTGGTTGTTTTGTTTACGCTGCTGTAATAAGTCTTCTGCCGTATGAACTTGATTAATCCAAGCTTCTTCAGTCCGAAATCCAACATTTTTGTTGGCTTGTGCAGACTGAGTGTGTACTTCTAAAACTTGCCATGTTAGTTCGCACGTTTCTTTGGGATAAGGTAGAAAACTTTGCTTTTTGGGGTCAGATTCATCTTCTTCTAAATCTGCGATCGCTATGACAGTCGAAGCTGGATTCACTTCAACAGTAGGATAAATAAAAACTTCTCCTCGCTCACCCAAAAACCGAGCGCAACGTCCAGCCCGTTGCAACAGTGAGTTCATAGGACA
This region of Nostoc sp. UHCC 0302 genomic DNA includes:
- the cas3 gene encoding CRISPR-associated helicase Cas3'; the encoded protein is MEIIQIEDADLQVIEGDRCRTFQAVSRPLNASIILNDIQVYGRKRVIVICNTVSQAQGLFRDLEELNHNERLHVTLLHSRFLPEHRAQKETDLKTIFAQDWKDDGNCYVLISTQVIEAGINITCQVMHTQLCPMNSLLQRAGRCARFLGERGEVFIYPTVEVNPASTVIAIADLEEDESDPKKQSFLPYPKETCELTWQVLEVHTQSAQANKNVGFRTEEAWINQVHTAEDLLQQRKQNNQMQFEQHFEAAYFRGDQSAAGELIRSVDNRSLFVWEQTPMIDIEEKTIDPRNLLAFSVPISTLCKAWREFQSSGFGGDWIFKRIELPKKKSETYSQPVCTAITSRAALVSSIQILVNPRYLYYDEHIGLLIGINEFGNGFASPPKPQRFIKNEYCYHMDTYVGHLGCMWTCWRNSFETTRLKNGESADTAYSSVRDELLTAGGQLIKSKIFPHIQQQQAEALFELLVLLAIFTHDLGKLQVKWQEVMRGWQAIAHTSFQAKNPKAYLLAHTDYNPESQEQKTALKAHEKKHQRPNHAIESAYLAQDILNQCLVPLLEDYFSADKEQIQYIRHTVILAVGRHHSAWTGGWQEADLTRIKTIQLHPQAQQVIAQSWKTMLRYLPSTLTLPPANLSKNIYPLKREFDLNRFTNDQIEYLQLYLLVVRGLRLCDQRSVQLHNI
- the cas6 gene encoding CRISPR system precrRNA processing endoribonuclease RAMP protein Cas6, translating into MTFTKDTEAVLTRLNLVLKRTQTVTNLTPLISWLPEIELAPAWIPLKTHAGVSKIMPVMPDLSLYPKLMELICGRIAQGSYVEWQQQPYEMTGVETDTNTLHVIQISLVATAPLPSTLGRAIHAQCFQWFANADAALAQHLHQQESVPFTLGVEYFSSKKIQLRVTLLKKELLAPLLWGLHSNLGGEITLAGVPCRLNEWIDISQTSNFTKLVQIPAQNTIKLQFVSPTSFKQSGAIQPFPLPELVFNGLQRRWNHFAPAELKFPEIKWNSFVSAFQLKTQALKLEGGAEIGSQGWIIYRFLDSEPAKIATVLAHFAHFAGVGRKTAMGMGQTRVIEKMEIGKGEKLNN
- the cas4 gene encoding CRISPR-associated protein Cas4, which produces MTEDYLPLAYLNAWEYCPRRFYLEYVLGEMSDNEHIILGRHIHRNINEETTFQEGETLIHQQQWVWSDRLKVAGIIDAVEESNGQLVPVEYKKGKMAQHLNDHFQLCAAALCIEERTGRSLAYGEIFYHTNRRRQTVALTPQLRQMTEQAIAFAQLAAQRTMPAPIDNTKKCLSCSLKEICLPFEVKQLRSSMNPETDD
- a CDS encoding DevR family CRISPR-associated autoregulator, which encodes MTNTQFPAYSISISGSLSWQLHALNNEGNEGNQSLTRRYYIIQKGMNEPESVNGVSGDMLKHIQAEHLHRIAIESGLNLSEGGKQFNPDRIGYDIDKNIGIFTEKDTDLTTKTAKVIQRCSISDLEGFMVTEKKGQTLKRESVIEFGAVVGLPTLVKTQSYFHAKYGTDNPTPYNVQVSSGLYATVLNIEAFRIGYNPHNFNYSIDTVERKKRLDALLKSVLYTYLQPNGAKRNTNLPHPDHFEGVVTVSTRRCPAPMISALEASYNRQIHSLANTLNNLNGADTILCFDFENIAEFAAQIETLIERAQPWESDNAEAVE
- a CDS encoding transposase family protein — its product is MILDYIQKYPLRTKQILGISYEQLQSLLNCALKRNRYIKAKQESHKIRINAAGGGRPEKLSTEEQVCLCLFYLRQMPTFQVLGMLFGVSKTEANDTFHDWIPILRDILPASLLEQVSNNESDLLFVQEVLTNFRLLVDSLEQPIYRDSDQKEQQKYFSGKKRQHTLKSLIIGIPEGKDIVEVEVGVPGPTADIKLFRQSQNKFDKSQPFSGDKGFQGGENITTPHKKKPKRELTQQQKDENKALSSNRIFIEHLIRLLKIFRIASQRFRLKLETYEQIILTVCGLVRLRIGSLVLPT